One genomic window of Camelina sativa cultivar DH55 chromosome 5, Cs, whole genome shotgun sequence includes the following:
- the LOC109132886 gene encoding uncharacterized protein LOC109132886, which translates to MSIKNVVFLLAAICVVVSVSAQITQFPVPFPFPFPFQPIPDVPGLPDITKCWSVVMDIPGCVTKIVQSIFTGKFSNIGPACCKAFLDAEANCMPEIPFNPFFPPILKEQCLRTASAGAAPPTPK; encoded by the coding sequence ATGTCTAtcaaaaatgttgtttttcttcttgCAGCCATATGCGTTGTGGTCTCGGTAAGTGCTCAAATAACACAGTTTCCGGTTCCGTTTCCTTTCCCATTTCCATTTCAACCAATTCCAGATGTGCCAGGATTACCTGATATAACAAAATGTTGGTCAGTAGTGATGGATATTCCTGGATGCGTTACTAAGATTGTTCAATCGATATTCACTGGAAAGTTCAGTAACATAGGTCCTGCTTGTTGCAAAGCATTTTTAGATGCGGAAGCCAATTGCATGCCGGAAATTCCATTTAATCCATTTTTTCCTCCTATACTAAAAGAACAATGTTTAAGAACTGCTAGTGCTGGTGCAGCCCCTCCTACTCCAAAATAG